One Candidatus Neomarinimicrobiota bacterium DNA segment encodes these proteins:
- a CDS encoding NAD(P)-dependent oxidoreductase, whose amino-acid sequence MDKKIGFIGLGTMGAPMAKNIHSAGYELSVYNRSPEKTEPFRGLGVPVYGNPTELTEHSEVIFIMVTGPDALKDVLLRDDGVINGMRPGTIVANMSTVSPEATLGAAELVESADGRFVDAPVSGTKKPAEDGTLVMLAGGDESLVENLTPVLSTMGKEIIYCGETGQATNMKLMINLLLGSMMQGLSEALMLGKKTGLSPEKMLQTIEAGGLSAPFYTAKANAIRSGNFAKNFPVELMLKDLNLALESGGNNGVALPQTAAAREMFSAANASGFGDEDMAAVIKVLEQIAGTVVRD is encoded by the coding sequence ATGGATAAAAAAATCGGATTTATCGGACTTGGTACCATGGGTGCTCCCATGGCGAAAAATATTCATTCAGCGGGATACGAGTTAAGCGTTTACAATCGTTCGCCGGAAAAAACTGAACCATTTCGGGGTTTGGGTGTTCCGGTATATGGTAACCCGACCGAATTGACCGAACATTCGGAGGTCATATTTATTATGGTAACGGGACCTGATGCACTGAAAGATGTGTTGCTTCGCGACGACGGCGTCATAAATGGGATGCGCCCCGGCACCATCGTTGCAAATATGAGTACGGTTTCACCGGAGGCCACGCTTGGAGCGGCTGAGCTAGTGGAGTCTGCAGACGGACGATTTGTCGATGCGCCGGTTTCCGGTACGAAAAAACCTGCAGAGGACGGAACCCTGGTGATGCTGGCCGGCGGAGACGAATCTCTGGTGGAAAACCTCACTCCCGTACTGAGTACCATGGGCAAGGAGATTATCTACTGCGGCGAAACCGGTCAGGCGACGAACATGAAGCTGATGATCAACCTGCTACTTGGCTCCATGATGCAGGGACTGTCCGAAGCGCTGATGCTTGGGAAAAAAACCGGTCTCTCTCCGGAGAAAATGCTGCAGACTATAGAGGCCGGCGGACTGAGCGCGCCGTTCTACACCGCGAAGGCAAACGCTATCCGCTCCGGGAATTTTGCGAAGAATTTCCCGGTGGAACTCATGCTGAAGGATCTGAATCTGGCGCTTGAATCCGGCGGGAACAACGGCGTGGCACTTCCCCAGACCGCTGCCGCCAGAGAGATGTTCAGCGCGGCGAACGCCTCTGGATTCGGTGACGAAGACATGGCGGCGGTAATCAAGGTATTGGAGCAGATCGCCGGGACAGTAGTGCGGGATTAA
- a CDS encoding Nramp family divalent metal transporter, with protein MPLNSEKVKGILQTLGPGIIMAGAAIGVSHLVQSTRAGADYGFYLVWAVLLALIFKYPFLEFGPRYTAATGESLLEGYMKLGKWAMGVFLIFTFGTMFTITAAVTVVTAGLTANMTGITLNPILWSAIILGICVVILATGQYPILDKLVKILMSVLAISTVIAVIAAVTHGSNAAPDFQRPVLWNVTGVSFLLALMGWMPIPIDVSVWHSLWTLERTKETKHNPSIEEATFDFKFGYGAAAFMALGFLTLGALVMYGTGESFADSGAIFAGQLIDLYANTLGEWSRPIILAAAFTTMFSTTLTVIDAFPRVLRRATELTLPNLVSTRDSKRLYLGFMVVVAGLSVLLLWGLGRSFTAMVDLATILSFLTAPVLAYINFRVVTSPEMPESAKPSRGLRVLSWLGLLFLIGFALFYLYSLLFM; from the coding sequence ATGCCACTGAATTCCGAGAAGGTGAAGGGCATTCTCCAAACCCTTGGCCCCGGTATTATTATGGCCGGCGCTGCCATCGGAGTTTCTCACCTGGTGCAGTCCACCCGGGCCGGCGCGGATTACGGATTTTACCTGGTCTGGGCCGTGCTCCTGGCGTTAATCTTTAAGTACCCGTTCCTGGAGTTCGGCCCGCGGTACACGGCCGCCACCGGCGAAAGCCTCCTGGAGGGCTACATGAAGCTCGGCAAATGGGCCATGGGGGTCTTCCTGATTTTCACCTTCGGTACCATGTTTACAATTACGGCAGCAGTGACGGTGGTGACTGCCGGGCTCACCGCGAACATGACTGGCATCACGCTGAACCCCATCCTCTGGAGTGCCATTATTTTGGGTATCTGCGTGGTAATCCTGGCCACCGGCCAGTACCCGATACTGGATAAACTGGTGAAGATCCTGATGAGCGTACTGGCGATCTCTACCGTTATTGCGGTCATCGCTGCTGTCACCCACGGGAGCAATGCGGCGCCGGATTTTCAGCGTCCGGTACTCTGGAACGTCACAGGGGTTTCCTTTCTGCTGGCACTGATGGGCTGGATGCCGATTCCCATCGATGTGTCTGTCTGGCACTCGCTCTGGACCCTGGAACGCACCAAAGAAACCAAACACAATCCCTCCATAGAAGAAGCCACCTTTGACTTTAAATTCGGGTATGGCGCTGCGGCGTTTATGGCCCTGGGGTTTCTGACGCTTGGGGCGTTAGTGATGTACGGCACCGGTGAATCGTTTGCCGACAGTGGCGCGATCTTCGCCGGCCAGCTGATCGATCTCTATGCCAATACCCTGGGCGAATGGAGCCGGCCGATTATTCTTGCTGCAGCATTTACCACGATGTTCAGCACCACGCTGACGGTGATCGATGCCTTTCCCCGGGTCCTGCGTCGCGCCACGGAACTGACGCTGCCGAACCTTGTCTCAACCCGGGACAGCAAGCGACTCTACCTGGGATTTATGGTTGTTGTCGCAGGTTTGTCGGTTCTACTTCTATGGGGATTAGGCCGGTCATTTACGGCCATGGTCGATCTGGCAACCATCCTCTCCTTTTTAACCGCACCGGTGTTAGCCTACATTAATTTCAGAGTGGTGACCAGTCCCGAGATGCCCGAGTCGGCAAAACCCTCGCGAGGCTTACGTGTGTTGAGCTGGTTGGGCTTACTCTTTCTGATCGGATTTGCGCTCTTTTATTTGTATAGCTTGCTGTTTATGTAG
- the ubiE gene encoding bifunctional demethylmenaquinone methyltransferase/2-methoxy-6-polyprenyl-1,4-benzoquinol methylase UbiE, whose product MDKPPAQLTGQNKKQYVRGMFDSIAHRYDFLNHLLSGGIDWYWRKRTVDILQPQEYERVLDVATGTGDLAYSILSHSDAQVFGLDFAMRMLRLNKEKVSDEDDDRYNLIGGDAEKLPFGTGTFDIITIAYGIRNMGNMESALAELYRVLKPGGRVGVLEFSQPENRAFKQVYYFYFRNIMPAIGFVFSGNRDAYNYLQESVSKFPSRADFSRALEAVGFDSVHNYTMTMGISTLYIGFKK is encoded by the coding sequence ATGGATAAACCACCTGCTCAACTGACAGGCCAAAATAAAAAACAGTATGTGCGTGGAATGTTCGATTCCATTGCGCACCGGTACGATTTCCTCAACCATTTGTTAAGTGGGGGCATCGACTGGTATTGGCGTAAGCGCACCGTAGATATTCTTCAGCCCCAGGAATACGAGCGGGTATTGGATGTGGCTACCGGCACCGGGGATTTGGCATACTCGATTTTATCGCATTCCGATGCTCAGGTCTTCGGCCTGGACTTTGCCATGCGAATGCTCCGGCTGAACAAGGAGAAGGTGAGCGATGAGGACGATGATCGCTACAACCTCATCGGTGGCGACGCGGAAAAACTGCCCTTTGGTACCGGCACGTTCGATATTATCACTATTGCATACGGTATCCGAAATATGGGCAATATGGAGAGTGCGCTGGCGGAGCTCTATCGCGTGCTGAAGCCCGGGGGACGGGTTGGAGTGCTGGAGTTCAGTCAGCCGGAAAACAGGGCGTTTAAGCAGGTATACTATTTTTACTTCCGAAATATTATGCCCGCCATCGGATTTGTCTTCTCCGGGAATCGGGATGCCTATAATTATCTCCAGGAGTCGGTGAGCAAATTCCCGTCCCGGGCGGATTTTTCCCGGGCACTGGAAGCCGTCGGCTTCGACAGCGTTCACAATTATACCATGACCATGGGGATATCGACGCTGTATATCGGGTTTAAGAAGTAG
- a CDS encoding amidohydrolase family protein, giving the protein MVKIFSANWILPGNGNPPLQNHALVIREGKIFDIGPVSEIEGKYSNRVYDLGNTIIFPAFVNVHTHLELTHLRNRVTETSGFIPWMRQTSQELRESSEEEIRQGIQQGLQELHEAGTIGIGEVTSTNHSVDFIGETSMFARIFHEVQGFRNFKVPYQMQEIQKLMNRFDDTEKTTHHVAPHSPYLVGRKLFQEIEQRESLISLHLASLPEELEFFQSGQGIIKQMLLANEMYDYMWEVPETTPVRYFFDNYYYAQSNILVHMIHVSDEDMDYMAECHVDIHICLCPRSHKTLGLGLAPAQKYKKRGFNLCLGTDNIVSSGDYQMQNEMRAAQETYGLSPKDILSMATYQGAKALGFEEQIGSIEKGKYGYLLMMENPFAVDKDPYEALLESDKPITWLENLGEFESATA; this is encoded by the coding sequence ATGGTAAAAATATTTTCTGCGAACTGGATTTTGCCCGGCAATGGAAATCCGCCGCTACAAAATCATGCCCTGGTAATCAGAGAAGGAAAAATTTTTGATATCGGCCCGGTAAGCGAGATCGAGGGCAAGTACAGTAACCGGGTGTACGATCTCGGTAATACGATTATTTTCCCGGCGTTTGTAAACGTACATACGCATCTGGAGTTGACCCATCTCAGGAACCGGGTGACGGAAACCAGCGGATTTATCCCATGGATGCGGCAAACCAGCCAGGAATTGCGGGAGAGCAGCGAGGAAGAGATTCGGCAGGGGATCCAGCAGGGGCTGCAGGAACTGCACGAAGCCGGAACCATCGGGATTGGAGAAGTCACCTCGACCAATCACTCGGTGGATTTCATTGGAGAGACATCAATGTTCGCCCGGATCTTCCATGAAGTGCAGGGATTTCGCAATTTTAAAGTGCCGTATCAGATGCAAGAAATCCAAAAGTTAATGAATCGGTTTGATGATACGGAAAAAACCACACACCATGTGGCGCCGCATTCTCCGTATTTGGTTGGGCGCAAACTGTTTCAGGAAATTGAACAGCGCGAATCGCTGATTAGCCTGCACCTGGCCTCGTTGCCGGAGGAGCTGGAATTTTTCCAGTCCGGCCAGGGCATCATCAAACAGATGCTGCTGGCCAACGAGATGTACGATTACATGTGGGAGGTACCGGAAACAACGCCGGTGCGGTACTTCTTCGATAACTACTACTACGCACAGAGTAATATTCTCGTGCACATGATTCATGTCTCCGACGAGGATATGGATTACATGGCCGAGTGTCACGTTGATATCCATATCTGTCTGTGTCCCCGCTCCCACAAAACTCTGGGGCTTGGTCTGGCGCCGGCGCAAAAATATAAGAAGCGCGGATTTAATCTCTGTCTGGGGACAGATAATATCGTCTCCAGTGGCGATTACCAGATGCAAAACGAAATGCGGGCGGCGCAGGAGACATACGGTCTTTCTCCCAAAGATATCCTGAGCATGGCGACATATCAGGGGGCCAAGGCACTCGGATTTGAGGAGCAGATCGGTTCCATAGAAAAGGGAAAATACGGCTATCTGCTGATGATGGAAAATCCGTTTGCCGTGGATAAGGATCCGTATGAGGCTCTGCTGGAAAGCGATAAGCCTATCACGTGGCTGGAAAATCTGGGGGAATTCGAGTCGGCGACAGCCTGA
- the aroB gene encoding 3-dehydroquinate synthase: MTKIHLPLGERKYDVHVERGILPEAGKILSDLGLRGKVAVFTSPTIEKEYLPEVLPGLKKHGFEVFTKCLPSGEQTKNMSVVEDLYSQLIEWRFERGSTIIALGGGVVGDISGFVASTFLRGIQYVQIPTTLLSQVDSAIGGKVGVNHPLGKNLIGAVYQPKAVIVDPDLLQTLPTREMLSGFGEIIKFSLIRDFKFFSQIVTGRHAVLEEREPDFLLDIITKSIRIKTNYITEDEFDSGKQRILNFGHTVGHAIEAVAGFDALRHGEAVIKGVHSAVEISENVKLLGSNIATRVHEFLDQLSVPAVNLDVEDVLNRMKIDKKVIDGNVTIVLLKNIGDPIIVSNGSGQVTIRDSILRQAIEHVCR, from the coding sequence ATGACAAAAATCCATCTGCCCCTGGGCGAACGAAAATATGATGTCCACGTAGAACGGGGAATTCTCCCCGAGGCCGGTAAAATACTGAGCGATCTCGGACTCCGTGGTAAGGTAGCAGTGTTCACTAGCCCGACCATCGAAAAAGAGTATCTTCCGGAAGTCCTGCCGGGGTTGAAAAAGCATGGCTTTGAGGTCTTCACCAAATGCCTCCCATCTGGCGAGCAGACGAAAAATATGTCCGTGGTGGAGGACCTCTATTCCCAGCTGATTGAATGGCGGTTCGAGCGGGGCTCGACGATTATCGCCCTCGGAGGAGGCGTCGTCGGCGATATCTCCGGCTTTGTGGCGAGCACGTTTCTGCGCGGAATCCAATACGTGCAGATCCCGACAACCCTGCTTTCTCAGGTGGACAGCGCTATCGGCGGGAAGGTCGGCGTGAACCATCCCCTGGGGAAAAATCTCATTGGAGCAGTTTATCAACCGAAAGCGGTAATCGTTGATCCGGATCTGCTCCAGACCCTGCCGACCCGGGAAATGCTCAGCGGCTTCGGTGAGATTATCAAGTTCAGCCTGATTCGTGATTTCAAGTTCTTCAGCCAGATTGTAACCGGTCGGCACGCAGTGCTGGAAGAACGGGAACCGGACTTTCTCCTGGATATCATTACCAAAAGTATCCGAATCAAAACCAATTACATCACCGAAGATGAGTTCGATTCCGGCAAGCAGCGAATTTTAAACTTTGGCCATACGGTGGGCCACGCCATTGAGGCCGTCGCCGGATTTGATGCACTCCGGCACGGGGAAGCCGTCATCAAAGGGGTGCACTCCGCCGTCGAAATCTCCGAAAATGTGAAACTACTCGGATCCAACATCGCCACCCGGGTGCACGAATTCCTGGATCAGCTCTCTGTCCCTGCAGTGAACCTTGACGTGGAGGACGTTCTGAACAGGATGAAAATTGATAAAAAGGTCATCGATGGCAACGTCACTATCGTGTTACTCAAGAATATCGGGGATCCGATCATCGTGAGTAACGGTTCCGGGCAAGTCACCATCCGCGACAGTATTCTCAGACAGGCCATCGAGCATGTCTGCCGATGA
- a CDS encoding type II 3-dehydroquinate dehydratase — MSADDSRHILVIHGPNMNLVGKRPKETFGTLTLDKINRSLRRYAQKKNVTLKIFQSNSESDIVTKLQRQRNWADGILLNPATLCFTSYTILDTLELINLPTVEVHLTDPIAGKSVSDSLLKPYFQDQIVGPVDSAYERGLDVLLTIFMARR; from the coding sequence ATGTCTGCCGATGATTCCCGCCACATTTTAGTCATCCACGGGCCGAATATGAATCTGGTGGGCAAACGTCCGAAGGAGACATTCGGCACCCTGACCCTCGATAAAATCAATCGATCCCTCAGGCGATACGCTCAAAAGAAAAATGTCACACTGAAGATCTTTCAGTCCAACAGCGAGTCCGATATCGTTACCAAGCTCCAGCGCCAGCGCAACTGGGCGGATGGTATATTGTTGAACCCGGCTACCCTCTGTTTTACAAGTTACACCATCCTGGATACGCTCGAATTAATCAACCTCCCTACCGTTGAAGTCCACCTCACCGACCCCATCGCCGGAAAATCCGTCTCGGATTCCCTGCTGAAACCCTATTTTCAGGACCAAATCGTTGGCCCCGTGGACAGCGCGTATGAACGCGGGTTGGATGTGCTTTTGACCATATTCATGGCACGCAGATAA
- a CDS encoding DMT family transporter, translated as MISATKKPLIADLSLVLIAFIWGTTFTVVKSALEDIEPFAFLVLRFGLAALILLPIIWYKSGFSRLPWKAGSLAGFFLFIGYMAQTIGLQYTTASKSGFITGLAVVMVPIFAAVFEKKSLGRWTAISVTLAVIGLYLLTNPQAQSFNQGDAWTLLCAVGFALHVIALDYYTRRVNLMGFFFIQILTVTVLSGIVLPFENSTLHILEHGLTWYVVGALIVTAVFATALAFFLQNWAQRITTATRTALILTLEPVFAALTGYVVLSEVLGVSGVIGGGLILLAIILAEILENRN; from the coding sequence TTGATTTCTGCCACTAAAAAGCCGCTGATTGCCGACCTCTCCCTCGTACTGATCGCCTTCATCTGGGGGACGACCTTTACCGTTGTGAAGAGTGCACTGGAGGACATCGAGCCGTTCGCCTTCCTGGTACTGCGTTTCGGATTGGCGGCATTGATACTACTGCCGATTATTTGGTATAAGTCCGGATTTAGCAGACTCCCCTGGAAGGCCGGATCGCTGGCAGGCTTTTTTCTGTTTATCGGGTATATGGCGCAGACTATCGGGCTCCAGTACACAACAGCCTCGAAGTCGGGATTCATTACCGGTTTGGCAGTGGTGATGGTTCCCATTTTTGCAGCGGTGTTTGAAAAGAAATCCCTGGGAAGATGGACGGCAATTTCAGTTACTCTTGCCGTCATCGGTCTCTATCTATTAACAAATCCCCAGGCGCAGTCGTTCAACCAGGGGGATGCCTGGACGCTGCTCTGCGCAGTGGGGTTTGCCCTCCACGTCATCGCTCTGGATTACTACACCCGGCGGGTCAATTTGATGGGATTCTTTTTTATCCAGATCCTAACCGTTACGGTATTAAGTGGGATCGTCCTGCCCTTTGAAAACAGCACGCTTCACATTCTGGAGCACGGTTTGACCTGGTACGTGGTGGGAGCGCTGATCGTCACTGCGGTGTTTGCTACTGCACTGGCATTCTTTCTGCAAAACTGGGCCCAGCGGATAACCACCGCCACCCGGACGGCGCTCATTCTGACACTTGAGCCGGTATTCGCGGCGTTAACGGGTTATGTAGTGTTGTCGGAAGTGCTTGGTGTTTCCGGGGTGATTGGGGGAGGTCTAATTTTGTTAGCTATTATTTTGGCAGAAATATTGGAGAATCGAAATTAG
- a CDS encoding heavy-metal-associated domain-containing protein: protein MQKSLKVTGMHCEGCENKIRKMLPRIESVENVKADRNAESVEFEFNGSDDVLSAVKSKIDDLGYTVID from the coding sequence ATGCAGAAGTCTCTAAAAGTCACCGGCATGCACTGCGAAGGGTGCGAGAATAAAATCCGGAAGATGCTGCCGCGGATTGAAAGCGTGGAGAACGTCAAAGCCGACCGGAATGCCGAGTCGGTGGAGTTTGAATTCAATGGTTCGGATGACGTGCTCTCTGCGGTGAAATCCAAGATCGATGATCTGGGGTATACGGTTATAGACTAG
- a CDS encoding heavy metal translocating P-type ATPase, with translation MSNKKTTLEIEGMHCASCVASVEKSLKKVPGVKVASVNLATESASVEYDEDSVGYDDFKKAVENVGYDVRDNLATKTLQVEGMHCASCVSSVEKALSNVEGVREASVNLATETAQVKYEPNAATFRDFAKAIENVGYEVIEEELSDEPAEVESEMDKDQRKVDDAREKMWWAWGVTIPIILWMIPEMFFGYTFLGKIGYDIGMILLSAVAIFYPGWETIRSAWKSASHLAPNMDVLIAMGTLASLATGFVSLLHQFGIAPAFHSFAGIAGMIMAFHLTGRYVETKAKGRASQAIKKLLTLEAKEARVERNGEEVSIPVRELQKGDIMIVRPGEKVPTDGVVVDGSSSVDESLATGESMPVDKSADDEVIGATINKNGVLKVRATKVGKETFLSQVIKMVEEAQGSKVPIQEFADRITGVFVPVVIGVALLTLASWLIFPGFFGGVAEWAAGFIPWVNPNMGAVALAFYAAIAVLVIACPCALGLATPTALMVGSGMGAENGVLIRKGAAIQSMKDVTTIVLDKTGTITEGKPGVTDVQVFNGLTEDEMIHFAASAESGSEHPLGEAIVNYSKSQNGQLSNAKEFEAITGRGIRADIDGKTVRIGTKALMNESDITVSDEVSQAMASLEEQAKTAMLVAIDNEVAGIIAVADKVKADSKQAIEALRSFGLEPVMMTGDNERTAKAIAAEVGIDRVIANVMPDDKSGEVKRLQEQGEIVAMVGDGINDAPALTQAQVGIAIGTGTDVAIESGDIVLVKGDLSAVVKAVKLSRATFTKIKQNLFWAFFYNVVMVPLAILGMMHPVLAEIAMAFSSINVVTNSRRLQKVNIQPEYSTN, from the coding sequence ATGAGTAATAAAAAGACCACATTGGAAATCGAAGGCATGCACTGCGCCAGTTGCGTGGCGTCGGTGGAGAAATCATTGAAGAAGGTGCCGGGCGTCAAGGTGGCGAGCGTCAACCTGGCGACGGAATCGGCATCGGTGGAATATGATGAAGATTCGGTCGGTTACGACGATTTCAAGAAGGCCGTGGAAAACGTCGGCTACGATGTCCGTGACAATCTGGCGACCAAAACTCTCCAGGTTGAAGGGATGCACTGTGCGAGCTGCGTCAGTTCCGTGGAAAAGGCGCTTTCGAATGTTGAGGGCGTCCGTGAAGCCTCGGTAAATCTGGCAACCGAAACCGCCCAGGTAAAATATGAACCGAATGCAGCCACCTTCCGGGATTTCGCAAAGGCCATTGAGAACGTCGGATACGAAGTCATTGAGGAAGAATTGTCCGATGAACCAGCGGAAGTTGAATCAGAAATGGACAAGGATCAGCGCAAAGTCGATGACGCCCGGGAGAAGATGTGGTGGGCCTGGGGTGTCACCATCCCGATTATTCTCTGGATGATCCCGGAGATGTTCTTCGGCTACACCTTTCTCGGCAAAATTGGTTACGATATCGGCATGATTTTGCTCTCGGCGGTAGCGATTTTCTATCCCGGCTGGGAGACTATCCGAAGCGCCTGGAAGTCCGCGAGTCATTTGGCGCCGAATATGGATGTCCTCATCGCCATGGGTACGCTTGCCTCGCTGGCCACAGGATTCGTCTCGCTCCTGCACCAGTTCGGTATCGCTCCGGCGTTTCACAGTTTCGCCGGCATCGCCGGGATGATTATGGCCTTCCATCTCACCGGCCGGTACGTGGAGACCAAGGCCAAGGGGCGCGCCTCCCAGGCGATTAAAAAGCTGCTCACCCTCGAAGCCAAAGAGGCCCGAGTTGAACGAAACGGCGAGGAAGTCAGTATTCCTGTCCGTGAGTTGCAGAAGGGTGACATCATGATCGTGCGTCCCGGCGAAAAGGTTCCCACCGATGGTGTGGTCGTAGACGGTTCCAGCAGCGTGGATGAATCGCTGGCAACCGGAGAATCTATGCCGGTGGATAAGTCAGCGGACGACGAAGTCATCGGTGCGACCATCAACAAGAACGGCGTGTTGAAAGTCCGCGCCACCAAGGTCGGCAAGGAGACTTTCCTGAGCCAGGTCATCAAAATGGTGGAAGAAGCCCAGGGCTCCAAGGTGCCGATCCAGGAGTTCGCCGACCGGATTACCGGCGTATTCGTACCGGTGGTCATCGGCGTGGCGTTGCTGACGCTGGCATCCTGGCTGATTTTTCCCGGCTTCTTCGGCGGGGTCGCCGAATGGGCCGCCGGATTTATCCCGTGGGTGAACCCGAATATGGGCGCCGTGGCGCTGGCGTTTTACGCCGCCATCGCCGTGCTGGTCATCGCCTGTCCGTGCGCACTCGGACTAGCCACACCGACCGCTCTCATGGTCGGCTCCGGTATGGGCGCGGAAAACGGTGTGCTCATCCGCAAGGGAGCCGCCATCCAGAGCATGAAGGATGTGACGACTATCGTGTTGGACAAGACCGGTACCATCACCGAAGGCAAGCCGGGCGTTACGGATGTGCAGGTATTTAACGGATTGACTGAAGATGAAATGATTCACTTCGCCGCCAGCGCCGAGAGCGGGTCGGAACATCCGCTGGGCGAAGCGATTGTGAATTATTCCAAATCTCAAAACGGCCAGCTGAGCAATGCAAAAGAGTTCGAAGCCATCACCGGTCGCGGTATCCGCGCCGACATCGATGGCAAAACCGTCCGTATCGGCACCAAAGCGCTGATGAATGAATCGGACATTACGGTCTCCGACGAAGTGTCGCAGGCCATGGCATCTCTGGAGGAACAGGCGAAGACGGCCATGCTGGTGGCAATCGATAACGAAGTCGCCGGGATTATCGCGGTGGCTGACAAGGTGAAGGCGGACAGCAAACAGGCTATCGAGGCGCTGCGTTCGTTCGGACTGGAACCGGTGATGATGACTGGCGACAACGAGCGGACAGCCAAAGCCATCGCTGCCGAGGTCGGTATTGACCGGGTCATCGCGAATGTAATGCCGGACGACAAATCCGGCGAGGTAAAGCGTCTCCAGGAGCAGGGCGAAATCGTCGCTATGGTCGGCGACGGCATCAACGACGCGCCGGCGCTGACCCAGGCGCAGGTCGGCATCGCCATCGGGACAGGAACTGATGTGGCCATCGAATCCGGCGACATTGTGCTGGTCAAAGGCGACTTGAGCGCGGTGGTGAAGGCGGTGAAACTGAGCCGCGCCACGTTTACCAAGATCAAGCAGAACCTGTTCTGGGCATTCTTTTACAATGTGGTCATGGTGCCGCTGGCCATCCTCGGCATGATGCATCCGGTCCTGGCAGAGATAGCCATGGCGTTCAGTTCTATTAATGTGGTGACGAATTCGAGGCGATTGCAGAAGGTGAACATCCAGCCGGAGTACTCGACAAACTAA
- a CDS encoding metal-sensitive transcriptional regulator gives MNDEQKKQAVDRLKRIEGQVRGLQKMVEEDRYCIDVLTQTASVVSALKGVEDLVMDQHLHTCVADAMRSDDAAKKQEKIDEVMTVLSKFRKHG, from the coding sequence ATGAACGATGAACAGAAGAAACAGGCTGTTGATAGGCTCAAGAGAATCGAGGGACAGGTTCGCGGTCTCCAGAAGATGGTGGAGGAGGATCGTTATTGCATAGATGTCCTTACCCAGACGGCCTCCGTTGTCTCAGCCCTCAAAGGCGTGGAAGATCTGGTGATGGATCAGCACCTCCACACCTGCGTCGCGGACGCCATGCGAAGTGATGATGCCGCGAAAAAGCAGGAAAAAATCGATGAGGTGATGACGGTGTTGTCGAAGTTTCGCAAACATGGTTGA
- a CDS encoding cation transporter, protein MQQTVTSAPDRDWAKIAYWLVLGTLFYNVAEAVVALWSGFAASSNALVGFGFDSIIESAAAGVLLWRVSVETGGGSAEEIEAAETRVHRFVGITFFLLAAYVTVDAIITLINQQAPAESPVGIVLAILSLIIMPILAFFKFRAADHLDSGALRSEAKETLACMYLSFALLLGLSLNAVFDNLWWADPAAALLMVPWLIKEGMEGFEDEHD, encoded by the coding sequence ATGCAACAGACTGTAACATCAGCCCCTGATAGAGATTGGGCAAAAATCGCATATTGGCTGGTACTCGGGACACTTTTTTACAATGTAGCCGAAGCCGTCGTAGCACTTTGGTCCGGCTTTGCCGCGAGCAGTAATGCGCTGGTGGGCTTTGGGTTTGACAGTATAATCGAATCGGCAGCGGCGGGTGTACTGCTCTGGCGGGTCTCGGTTGAGACCGGCGGCGGTTCAGCCGAAGAAATCGAAGCGGCGGAAACCCGGGTGCATCGGTTCGTTGGGATAACTTTCTTCCTCCTGGCTGCCTATGTAACCGTCGATGCAATTATCACCCTGATTAATCAGCAGGCTCCGGCGGAAAGTCCGGTAGGGATTGTCCTCGCGATTTTGTCGCTGATTATTATGCCGATCCTGGCTTTTTTCAAATTCAGAGCAGCGGATCATCTCGATAGCGGCGCGCTGCGCTCGGAAGCTAAAGAGACGCTGGCATGTATGTATCTTTCATTCGCGCTCCTGCTGGGCCTCTCACTGAATGCCGTCTTTGATAACCTCTGGTGGGCGGATCCGGCGGCTGCGTTGCTGATGGTACCGTGGCTCATCAAAGAAGGGATGGAAGGTTTTGAGGATGAGCATGATTAA